From the Nitrospira sp. genome, the window GGAATCATATCGACTCTGGACAACGGTTTGTCGCCGTCCTTATCTCCGCAATCGGCTTGAGCGCCTATGGCTGCAAAGACTCCGCGTCGATCTCGGATGAAGTTCAGGTACCGCTTTCCAGCTTAGCTGTCACTCCCGGTGCCCTTCAGCCGACGTTTTCCGGCAATACTACCGACTATAGGGTCGATGCGCCGACATCCGCAGCCGGCGTTACCGTGACAGCCACTCCCAAGGACAGCACGACAACCATGACAATCAATGGGATTCAGACCTCTGCGGGGCAGGGGAGATCCGTGTCGTTAGGCGCACCGGGGACAACTACAACCGTTTCCATTGCCTTAACGTCACAGACGGGCCAGGAAAGCACCTATACCGTCGCCGTCACGAGACTCCTATCGAGCGACAACAATCTGTCGGCGCTGACGGTGGAACCAGGCACTCTGGATCCTGCCTTTTCCTCAGGAACCTTGACCTACACAGCGAATGTTGCGACCGACGTCACCCAAGTGACCGTCTCCGCGACCAAGTCCGATTCGAATGCTGTCCTGTCCGGGTCGATCGCTGATCCTGGGGTGGGGCAAGCGACCGGTCAAGCGCCCATTCTGCTCGGTGGGCCGGGGACGTCGACCCCTGTGACAATCACGGTGACCGCCCCAAATGGAAACAGCCAGACCTACAGCGTCACGGTGAACCGAGCGGCTCCCTCGAGTGACAACAATCTGTCGGTCCTGACGGTAACGGGAGGCTCCTTGGTTCCTGGTTTTGCTCCAAGCACGACCGCTTACACTATGGGCGTTCCAGCCAACGTCACTAGCGCGACGGTCTCCGCGACCAAGTCTGATTCAGACGCCGTGATGTCGGGTGACGTCACGGCTGGGACAGGGGTCGCAACAGGCCAAGCAACGTTTCTACTCGTCCCATTGATACCCAGAACTGTGTCGATCATCATCACGGCTCCGAATGGAGCCTCCAAGGCATACATCATCACCATCATCCGAGCACTCTTA encodes:
- a CDS encoding cadherin-like beta sandwich domain-containing protein — translated: MRRNHIDSGQRFVAVLISAIGLSAYGCKDSASISDEVQVPLSSLAVTPGALQPTFSGNTTDYRVDAPTSAAGVTVTATPKDSTTTMTINGIQTSAGQGRSVSLGAPGTTTTVSIALTSQTGQESTYTVAVTRLLSSDNNLSALTVEPGTLDPAFSSGTLTYTANVATDVTQVTVSATKSDSNAVLSGSIADPGVGQATGQAPILLGGPGTSTPVTITVTAPNGNSQTYSVTVNRAAPSSDNNLSVLTVTGGSLVPGFAPSTTAYTMGVPANVTSATVSATKSDSDAVMSGDVTAGTGVATGQATFLLVPLIPRTVSIIITAPNGASKAYIITIIRALL